Proteins encoded within one genomic window of Salipaludibacillus agaradhaerens:
- a CDS encoding GNAT family N-acetyltransferase, with translation MVLSSARLKLSACSPDLISFMKKSHYHSYPHIQAHLETLARDKEAYGWGPWLIISKETSHIIGDIGFKGKPDDQKTVEVGYGIMPSHRGRGFATEALNMLINWAFKTNKVSEINAQCRHDNQASINVLKRVNMIKLKEEHQMIYWALYRHSH, from the coding sequence ATGGTATTATCTAGTGCAAGACTTAAATTATCTGCTTGTTCACCTGATCTTATTTCATTCATGAAAAAAAGCCATTATCATTCCTATCCTCACATTCAAGCCCACTTAGAAACTCTTGCCCGAGACAAAGAAGCCTATGGTTGGGGCCCTTGGCTCATCATTTCTAAGGAGACTTCTCACATTATAGGTGATATAGGTTTTAAAGGTAAACCTGATGATCAGAAAACAGTTGAAGTGGGGTATGGTATTATGCCATCTCATCGAGGCAGAGGGTTTGCTACAGAGGCCTTAAACATGTTAATTAATTGGGCATTTAAAACCAATAAAGTAAGTGAAATTAATGCCCAGTGCCGTCACGACAATCAGGCTTCTATTAACGTGTTAAAAAGGGTTAATATGATAAAATTAAAAGAAGAACACCAGATGATCTATTGGGCACTATATCGTCATTCGCATTAA
- a CDS encoding ArsR/SmtB family transcription factor produces MKVANSKSLTDYAQLFKLMNDENRLKILLYLNEKELCVCNIIDLLDMSQPAVSQHLKRLRDTSLIKMRSHGQWKFYSLNEQGPHSEFVKKILAELPSAREEVDALNSNGKLVICATVE; encoded by the coding sequence ATGAAAGTGGCGAACTCAAAATCTCTTACTGACTACGCTCAGTTATTTAAGCTAATGAATGACGAGAATCGTTTGAAAATCCTTTTGTATTTAAATGAAAAAGAATTATGTGTTTGTAACATCATCGATTTGTTAGACATGAGCCAGCCGGCAGTAAGCCAGCATTTAAAACGTCTAAGAGACACTTCGTTAATAAAAATGCGCAGTCACGGTCAATGGAAGTTTTATAGCTTGAATGAACAAGGGCCTCATAGTGAATTTGTGAAGAAGATTCTAGCTGAACTCCCTTCTGCCCGTGAGGAAGTAGATGCTTTAAATTCGAATGGGAAGCTGGTTATTTGTGCTACCGTTGAATAG
- the murB gene encoding UDP-N-acetylmuramate dehydrogenase, translating to MTIYKELKAICGENNVFIDEPMSNHTLTKIGGKADIFVTPQTYEQVAEVVRLKARYNLPFMLLGNGSNMIVKDGGIRGLVMYMSHLAEVRVEGTQLIAQGGAGIIHAAQIALQHNLTGLEFACGIPGSIGGAMVMNAGAYGGEVKDVIDHVKVVTPTGDLVTLTKDDLALDYRTSIIGKKHYIVLEAVFRLEKGDASQIKEKMDDLTFRRESKQPLEYPSVGSVFKRPPGYYAGKLIQDSGLQGKGVGGAEVSTKHAGFIVNKNNATAADYIATIEMVRDTVKQTFGVELELEAKIVGEDLSHSKGQ from the coding sequence ATGACGATATATAAAGAATTAAAAGCAATTTGTGGAGAAAATAACGTTTTTATAGATGAACCGATGTCTAACCATACATTAACAAAGATTGGTGGAAAAGCAGATATATTTGTGACGCCGCAAACCTATGAGCAAGTAGCGGAAGTTGTCCGGTTAAAAGCTAGATACAATCTGCCGTTTATGCTTCTAGGGAACGGCTCTAATATGATCGTGAAAGATGGTGGCATACGTGGGTTAGTAATGTATATGTCCCATTTAGCAGAAGTGCGTGTAGAAGGAACCCAGCTGATTGCTCAAGGAGGAGCTGGTATTATTCATGCTGCACAAATAGCTCTCCAACACAATCTCACAGGCCTGGAATTTGCTTGTGGCATTCCTGGATCGATAGGTGGGGCGATGGTTATGAATGCAGGTGCATATGGAGGAGAAGTTAAGGATGTGATTGATCACGTGAAGGTTGTTACACCTACAGGAGATTTAGTCACACTTACCAAGGATGACTTAGCTTTAGACTATCGCACGAGTATCATTGGGAAAAAGCATTATATTGTTTTGGAGGCTGTCTTTAGATTGGAAAAAGGGGACGCCTCGCAGATTAAAGAAAAAATGGATGATCTTACTTTTCGCAGAGAATCAAAGCAACCATTGGAGTACCCGTCTGTAGGTAGTGTCTTTAAGCGTCCGCCTGGTTATTATGCGGGAAAGCTCATTCAAGATAGTGGGTTACAGGGAAAAGGTGTCGGTGGCGCAGAAGTATCGACTAAGCATGCTGGCTTTATTGTGAATAAAAATAATGCAACAGCGGCAGATTATATTGCGACAATTGAAATGGTCCGTGATACAGTGAAGCAAACATTCGGTGTTGAGTTGGAGTTGGAAGCAAAAATAGTGGGAGAAGATTTATCCCACTCTAAAGGGCAGTAA
- the mgtE gene encoding magnesium transporter: protein MVKLTAQNRYDYAQSVLRAINAENIQQFRELFFELHPQDQLEIYLETSHSQRQKMYEYLSPEEFAEIFEELQIEDQKKYLLELNDTYAQDMISHMSADNVADFLGEIHETKASAIIEGLEEKDAQDIKELLAYEEETAGAIMTKEFISLRASSTIKEVIEVLRQEGPDAETIYYLYVINEKFELVGVVSLRDLITSEPDSLVETVMSSRVVSVPTSEDQENVATLFKKYDFLAVPVTTETNKLVGIITVDDILDVMEEEATEDIGEFAASRGATDLTLSAFSAAKKRAPWIILLMFFGMITAGVIGQFEETLESVVLLAGFIPLIMDSAGNTGTQSLAVAVRSLALGQLEKKSLSKMVMREFGTGLMLGLMCAVTLMIIIPFLHGSVWLAFIVGVSIFLSLSIATVIGTIVPLAINKMKLDPAIASGPFITTVNDIIGLLIYFSIATSLIAYL from the coding sequence ATGGTTAAATTAACAGCACAAAATCGCTACGACTATGCACAATCCGTATTAAGAGCCATTAACGCAGAGAATATTCAGCAATTTAGAGAGCTTTTCTTTGAACTCCATCCTCAAGATCAATTGGAGATCTATCTAGAAACATCACATTCACAACGTCAAAAAATGTATGAATATTTATCGCCTGAGGAATTCGCAGAGATCTTTGAAGAACTTCAAATAGAGGATCAAAAAAAATATTTACTAGAATTAAATGACACGTATGCACAGGATATGATATCCCATATGTCAGCTGACAATGTTGCTGACTTCCTCGGTGAAATTCATGAAACGAAGGCCTCAGCCATTATCGAAGGCTTAGAAGAAAAAGACGCGCAAGATATTAAAGAGCTCCTCGCTTATGAAGAAGAAACTGCTGGGGCAATCATGACAAAGGAGTTCATTAGCTTACGTGCTTCTTCTACAATAAAAGAGGTTATTGAAGTATTACGCCAAGAAGGACCCGATGCGGAAACGATTTATTATTTATATGTTATTAACGAAAAGTTTGAACTTGTTGGGGTTGTCTCACTGCGTGATTTAATCACCTCGGAACCAGACAGCCTGGTTGAGACTGTGATGAGCTCTCGTGTTGTATCCGTTCCAACAAGTGAAGACCAAGAAAATGTTGCTACATTATTTAAAAAGTATGATTTTCTTGCTGTACCTGTCACTACAGAAACGAATAAACTCGTCGGCATTATAACAGTTGATGACATCCTTGATGTTATGGAAGAAGAGGCTACTGAAGACATCGGTGAATTTGCCGCTTCCAGAGGGGCAACAGACTTAACGCTTTCCGCCTTTTCAGCAGCTAAAAAGCGAGCACCCTGGATTATTCTACTTATGTTTTTTGGGATGATCACAGCTGGGGTAATAGGACAATTTGAAGAAACACTTGAGTCGGTCGTTCTTCTCGCAGGATTTATCCCGTTAATTATGGACTCAGCTGGTAACACCGGAACCCAATCGCTAGCTGTCGCCGTTCGTTCTCTCGCTCTTGGGCAACTTGAAAAGAAGAGCCTCAGTAAAATGGTCATGAGGGAATTTGGCACCGGCCTCATGCTTGGCTTAATGTGTGCCGTCACATTAATGATCATTATTCCATTTTTACACGGTAGCGTGTGGCTCGCTTTTATTGTAGGCGTATCTATTTTTCTCTCTCTTAGTATCGCTACTGTCATTGGAACAATCGTCCCATTAGCGATTAATAAAATGAAGCTGGATCCTGCAATCGCTTCGGGTCCATTTATTACGACCGTAAACGATATTATAGGATTACTCATTTACTTTTCGATCGCGACATCTTTAATTGCTTATCTATAG
- a CDS encoding spore germination protein yields the protein MSEAEVPVYKSFADNITFLTEQLRVEKNFDIIHHELIYGDRKFGLFFVDAFAKDLIMVNIMRELSTIKEEDLRHSPTKYLVERVIPHIEVETSDDLEDVVTQILSGQAALVGEGLDEVILLDIREYPARSPEEPDIERVVRGPRDGFVETLVFNIGLLRRRLRDRSLIMEYMQVGIRSKTDITLAYIDSVADPELLDRVRKKLENIEVDGLPMAEKTVEEYLFKKSLLPFPLVRYTERPDSAAAHVLEGHILVLVDGSPSVMICPTTYWHHLQHAEEYRQEPLIGGFLRWIRFIAVWSSIFLLPLWFLYASVPDIVPDAIHYIGPEDTGEVPLIIQLLLAEVGLEILRMAAIHTPNALATALGLVAAILIGEVAIEVGLFTHEVILYIAVAALASYATPSYEMSIANRVIRLLLLIITSLFGLLGFVLGSVILLIALAMTKTLNTPYLWPFIPFNGKAFADVLFRSPIPTKHRRPSVLHPLDRTK from the coding sequence GTGAGCGAAGCAGAAGTGCCGGTATATAAGTCATTTGCAGATAATATTACCTTTTTAACAGAACAACTGCGTGTGGAGAAAAATTTTGATATTATTCATCACGAACTTATTTATGGTGACCGAAAGTTTGGCTTATTCTTTGTAGATGCTTTCGCAAAAGATTTAATCATGGTTAACATCATGAGGGAGCTCTCTACAATTAAAGAAGAGGATTTAAGACATAGTCCTACTAAATATTTAGTAGAAAGGGTTATTCCTCATATAGAAGTGGAAACATCGGACGACCTTGAAGATGTTGTCACCCAAATACTATCAGGTCAAGCGGCCCTTGTAGGAGAAGGGTTAGATGAAGTCATTTTACTGGACATTCGTGAATACCCTGCGAGGTCCCCAGAAGAGCCAGATATTGAGCGTGTTGTAAGAGGCCCCCGGGATGGCTTCGTTGAAACACTTGTTTTCAATATCGGGCTGTTGCGTCGACGCTTGCGTGATCGATCACTTATTATGGAATATATGCAAGTAGGGATCCGCTCCAAAACAGATATTACCCTTGCCTATATTGACAGTGTGGCAGACCCTGAACTCTTGGATCGGGTTCGAAAGAAACTTGAAAACATCGAGGTAGATGGTTTGCCGATGGCGGAAAAAACAGTAGAAGAATATCTTTTTAAGAAAAGCTTACTGCCTTTTCCCCTAGTTCGCTATACAGAGAGGCCGGATAGTGCGGCTGCCCATGTATTAGAAGGACATATCCTTGTTCTAGTAGATGGCTCTCCAAGTGTTATGATTTGTCCCACTACATACTGGCACCACTTACAGCATGCCGAGGAATACAGGCAAGAACCGTTAATAGGAGGATTTCTACGCTGGATTCGTTTCATAGCTGTCTGGTCCTCCATTTTTCTGCTCCCTCTTTGGTTTTTGTATGCGAGTGTGCCTGACATTGTCCCTGACGCCATTCATTATATAGGGCCGGAGGATACAGGGGAGGTCCCCTTAATCATTCAGCTTCTGCTGGCAGAGGTCGGATTAGAAATCTTAAGAATGGCAGCCATTCATACACCGAATGCTTTGGCAACTGCTCTAGGACTTGTAGCAGCCATTCTCATTGGTGAAGTAGCAATTGAAGTAGGTTTATTTACACATGAAGTGATTCTTTACATTGCAGTGGCAGCTTTAGCAAGCTACGCTACGCCAAGCTATGAAATGAGCATTGCAAACAGAGTTATCAGACTGCTGTTGCTCATCATTACCTCGTTATTTGGATTACTAGGTTTTGTCTTAGGATCCGTCATACTTCTTATCGCTTTAGCGATGACGAAAACACTAAATACTCCCTATTTGTGGCCGTTCATACCATTTAACGGGAAAGCTTTCGCTGACGTCTTGTTTCGCTCACCAATACCAACTAAACATAGACGTCCCTCTGTCCTCCATCCCCTAGATAGAACGAAATAA